From Grus americana isolate bGruAme1 chromosome 22, bGruAme1.mat, whole genome shotgun sequence, the proteins below share one genomic window:
- the G6PC3 gene encoding glucose-6-phosphatase 3 isoform X3, with amino-acid sequence MDALHAAGIHFAEVLQSGPPWLEKFWISVTSLADPKCIFTVCFPLAYFLDRKVGVSVLWIGLVSEWLNVVLKWFLFGERPFWWIYESGFASKEPVTLRQFPVSCETGPGSPSGHCMITGAALWPLVTALTALAAGRSRRLVVRLSPCGAYALLLLAVGLSRVFVLAHFPHQVVGGILAGVALGWGLQARTPTDHAPGFFVATALALLLGSLALHSLVIATGIDIDWSIRLATKWCSNRAWLRLDTRPFASVCRDAGSALGLGLAAGFPLPRGQRLDPRQRVAGAVLALGAVQGLHRLLQPADAALWYGTSVLKYAAGPWLVASLLPRLVLSLARPRVSRHAE; translated from the exons aTGGATGCCCTGCACGCCGCTGGCATCCACTTCGCAGAGGTGCTGCAGTCGGGGCCGCCCTGGCTGGAAAAGTTCTGGATCTCGGTGACCTCCCTGGCCGATCCCAAATGCATCTTCACCGTCTGTTTCCCTCTCGCCTATTTTCTCGACCGCAAGGTGGGGGTGTCGGTGCTGTGGATCGGCTTGGTGTCAGAGTGGCTCAACGTGGTCCTCAAATG GTTCTTATTCGGGGAGCGCCCATTCTGGTGGATCTATGAGTCGGGGTTCGCCAGCAAGGAGCCGGTCACGCTGCGCCAATTCCCCGTCTCCTGCGAAACGGGACCGG GGAGCCCCTCCGGCCACTGCATGATCACGGGGGCGGCCCTCTGGCCACTCGTCACCGCTCTGACGGCGCTGGCGGCCGGACGCTCCAGGAG GCTGGTGGTGAGGCTGAGCCCCTGCGGCGCCTACGCCCTGTTGCTGCTGGCCGTGGGGCTCTCGCGGGTCTTCGTCCTGGCCCACTTCCCCCATCAGGTGGTCGGCGGCATCTTGGCGG GGGtggccctgggctgggggctgcaggctcgcaCCCCGACTGACCATGCCCCGGGTTTCTTCGTGGCCACTGCGCTGGCCCTGCTGCTCGGCTCCCTCGCCCTGCACAGCCTGGTGATCGCCACCGGCATCGACATCGACTG GTCCATCCGTCTGGCCACCAAATGGTGCTCCAACCGCGCCTGGCTCCGCCTCGACACCCGGCCCTTCGCCTCCGTCTGCCGCGACGCCGGCAgcgccctggggctggggctggccgccggcttccccctgccccgggggcaGCGGCTGGACCCCCGGCAGCGCGTGGCCGGCGCCGTGCTGGCCTTGGGGGCCGTGCAGGGGCTGCACCGGCTGCTCCAGCCCGCGGACGCGGCCCTGTGGTACGGCACCAGCGTCCTCAAGTACGCCGCCGGGCCCTGGCTGGTGGCGTCGCTCCTGCCCCGGCTTGTCCTCTCCCTCGCCCGCCCGCGGGTCTCCCGCCACGCCGAGTAG
- the G6PC3 gene encoding glucose-6-phosphatase 3 isoform X2 — MLKACEFLQVTQATVTHLPGIRGRKKPWGHKNWFLFGERPFWWIYESGFASKEPVTLRQFPVSCETGPGSPSGHCMITGAALWPLVTALTALAAGRSRRLVVRLSPCGAYALLLLAVGLSRVFVLAHFPHQVVGGILAGVALGWGLQARTPTDHAPGFFVATALALLLGSLALHSLVIATGIDIDWSIRLATKWCSNRAWLRLDTRPFASVCRDAGSALGLGLAAGFPLPRGQRLDPRQRVAGAVLALGAVQGLHRLLQPADAALWYGTSVLKYAAGPWLVASLLPRLVLSLARPRVSRHAE; from the exons ATGCTGAAAGCGTGCGAGTTTCTGCAGGTCACCCAAGCCACGGTAACGCATCTGCCAGGCATTCGCGGCAGAAAAAAGCCCTGGGGCCATAAGAACTG GTTCTTATTCGGGGAGCGCCCATTCTGGTGGATCTATGAGTCGGGGTTCGCCAGCAAGGAGCCGGTCACGCTGCGCCAATTCCCCGTCTCCTGCGAAACGGGACCGG GGAGCCCCTCCGGCCACTGCATGATCACGGGGGCGGCCCTCTGGCCACTCGTCACCGCTCTGACGGCGCTGGCGGCCGGACGCTCCAGGAG GCTGGTGGTGAGGCTGAGCCCCTGCGGCGCCTACGCCCTGTTGCTGCTGGCCGTGGGGCTCTCGCGGGTCTTCGTCCTGGCCCACTTCCCCCATCAGGTGGTCGGCGGCATCTTGGCGG GGGtggccctgggctgggggctgcaggctcgcaCCCCGACTGACCATGCCCCGGGTTTCTTCGTGGCCACTGCGCTGGCCCTGCTGCTCGGCTCCCTCGCCCTGCACAGCCTGGTGATCGCCACCGGCATCGACATCGACTG GTCCATCCGTCTGGCCACCAAATGGTGCTCCAACCGCGCCTGGCTCCGCCTCGACACCCGGCCCTTCGCCTCCGTCTGCCGCGACGCCGGCAgcgccctggggctggggctggccgccggcttccccctgccccgggggcaGCGGCTGGACCCCCGGCAGCGCGTGGCCGGCGCCGTGCTGGCCTTGGGGGCCGTGCAGGGGCTGCACCGGCTGCTCCAGCCCGCGGACGCGGCCCTGTGGTACGGCACCAGCGTCCTCAAGTACGCCGCCGGGCCCTGGCTGGTGGCGTCGCTCCTGCCCCGGCTTGTCCTCTCCCTCGCCCGCCCGCGGGTCTCCCGCCACGCCGAGTAG
- the G6PC3 gene encoding glucose-6-phosphatase 3 isoform X1 encodes MGNVGGRGRPSTMDALHAAGIHFAEVLQSGPPWLEKFWISVTSLADPKCIFTVCFPLAYFLDRKVGVSVLWIGLVSEWLNVVLKWFLFGERPFWWIYESGFASKEPVTLRQFPVSCETGPGSPSGHCMITGAALWPLVTALTALAAGRSRRLVVRLSPCGAYALLLLAVGLSRVFVLAHFPHQVVGGILAGVALGWGLQARTPTDHAPGFFVATALALLLGSLALHSLVIATGIDIDWSIRLATKWCSNRAWLRLDTRPFASVCRDAGSALGLGLAAGFPLPRGQRLDPRQRVAGAVLALGAVQGLHRLLQPADAALWYGTSVLKYAAGPWLVASLLPRLVLSLARPRVSRHAE; translated from the exons ATGGGGAATGTAGGCGGAAGAGGCCGG cccagcacgaTGGATGCCCTGCACGCCGCTGGCATCCACTTCGCAGAGGTGCTGCAGTCGGGGCCGCCCTGGCTGGAAAAGTTCTGGATCTCGGTGACCTCCCTGGCCGATCCCAAATGCATCTTCACCGTCTGTTTCCCTCTCGCCTATTTTCTCGACCGCAAGGTGGGGGTGTCGGTGCTGTGGATCGGCTTGGTGTCAGAGTGGCTCAACGTGGTCCTCAAATG GTTCTTATTCGGGGAGCGCCCATTCTGGTGGATCTATGAGTCGGGGTTCGCCAGCAAGGAGCCGGTCACGCTGCGCCAATTCCCCGTCTCCTGCGAAACGGGACCGG GGAGCCCCTCCGGCCACTGCATGATCACGGGGGCGGCCCTCTGGCCACTCGTCACCGCTCTGACGGCGCTGGCGGCCGGACGCTCCAGGAG GCTGGTGGTGAGGCTGAGCCCCTGCGGCGCCTACGCCCTGTTGCTGCTGGCCGTGGGGCTCTCGCGGGTCTTCGTCCTGGCCCACTTCCCCCATCAGGTGGTCGGCGGCATCTTGGCGG GGGtggccctgggctgggggctgcaggctcgcaCCCCGACTGACCATGCCCCGGGTTTCTTCGTGGCCACTGCGCTGGCCCTGCTGCTCGGCTCCCTCGCCCTGCACAGCCTGGTGATCGCCACCGGCATCGACATCGACTG GTCCATCCGTCTGGCCACCAAATGGTGCTCCAACCGCGCCTGGCTCCGCCTCGACACCCGGCCCTTCGCCTCCGTCTGCCGCGACGCCGGCAgcgccctggggctggggctggccgccggcttccccctgccccgggggcaGCGGCTGGACCCCCGGCAGCGCGTGGCCGGCGCCGTGCTGGCCTTGGGGGCCGTGCAGGGGCTGCACCGGCTGCTCCAGCCCGCGGACGCGGCCCTGTGGTACGGCACCAGCGTCCTCAAGTACGCCGCCGGGCCCTGGCTGGTGGCGTCGCTCCTGCCCCGGCTTGTCCTCTCCCTCGCCCGCCCGCGGGTCTCCCGCCACGCCGAGTAG